The sequence GCCGGCCAGGATCGCGACTGGCTGCGCAAGGTGCGCCCCTGGTTCGGGCATCGCGCGCATATGCACGTTCGCCTGCGCTGTCCGGCGGATAGCCTGGAGTGTCAGGAGCAGGATTCGCCGCCCGCCGGCGATGGCTGCGGCGCGGAGCTGACCAGCTGGTTCCAGCCGCGCCAGCCGGGGCGTGAATCGCCGGTCAAAACAACGCCGCCTCCATTACCCCCGTCTTGTCAGGCCCTGCTCGACAGACATTTCGCCGCGGAATAACGCATGGACTGGTTTGTCGTCGGGCCGGAAATGTTGGCCATTTTGTTCTTCGTCGCCGTGCTGGCCGGGTTTATCGACTCCATCGCCGGCGGCGGCGGGCTATTGTGCGTGCCGGCCTTGCTGGCCGTCGGGCTGTCGCCCGCCCAGGCGCTGGCGACCAATAAGCTGCAATCCGTGGGCGGTTCGTTTTCCGCCAGCCTCTATTTTATTCGCCGCCGGGCGGTCAGCCTGGGCGAACAGAAGTTGGCCATCGCCTTAACCTTTGTGGGCTCAACCTTTGGCGCCTGGCTGATTCAGCAGATCCACGCCGATTTTCTGCGCCAGCTGTTGCCGCTGCTGATCATCGGCATCGGGCTCTATTTCCTGCTGTCGCCGAAGATCGGCGATGAGGATCGTCAACGCCGTCTGTCCGCCGTTCCCTTTGCGATTGTCGCCGGCTGCGGCGTCGGATTTTACGACGGTTTTTTCGGTCCCGGCGCCGGATCTTTTTATGCGCTGGCGTTCGTCACCCTGAGCGGTTTTAATCTGGCCAAGGCCACCGCCCATGCCAAAATCCTCAATTTCACCTCCAATTTCGGCGGGCTGCTGTTTTTTATGCTCGGCGGGAAAGTAGTGTGGGGGCTGGGGATGGTCATGCTGGCGGGGCAGTTTATCGGCGCGCGTCTCGGCGCCAAAATGGTGCTGAGCAAAGGCCAGACGCTGATTCGTCCCATGCTGGTGATCGTCTCCGCCGTTATGAGCTGCAAACTGATTTACGACAGCCACGGCGGCGAGATCGCCCGTTGGCTGGGACAATTTTTCTGATGACGGTGAATAATATGGGTTGCCATCACTACCAGCAACTGATTGATATCTTTGCCGCCTGCTTTAGCGATGAGTACAACACGCGGTTGGTTAAAGGCGACGATGAGCCAATCTACCTGCCGGCGGACGAGCAGGCGCCGTACCACCGGATTATCTTCGCGCACGGTTTTTACGCCAGCGCGCTGCATGAGATTTCCCATTGGTGCATAGCCGGCGAGCAGCGGCGCCTACAGGTCGACTTCGGCTACTGGTATTGTCCGGACGGGCGCGATGCGCAGACGCAGTCCCGCTTTGAGTCCGCGGAAATTAAACCGCAGGCGCTCGACTGGCTATTCTGCGCGGCGGCGGGTTTTCCGTTTAATGTCAGCTGCGATAATCTGAATGGCGACGGCGAACCGGATCGCATTGCTTTTCAACGTCGGGTTCATGCGCAGGTGATGCACTATCTGCACCAGGGGATCCCGCCGCGTCCGGCGCGCTTTATTAATGCGTTACAGACGTTTTACCATACGCCGCCGCTGACGGCGGCGAGCTTTCCGTATCCCGCCGACCTCTGCTGAGCGGCGCGGAAAACAGTTTAACCGAGGATGATAAATGATCGCAGAATTTGAGGCGCGTATTCTGGCGCTGATTGATGACATGGTGGAGCATGCCAGCGACGATGAACTTTTTGCCGGCGGGTATTTGCGCGGTCATTTGACTGTGTCGGTGGCGGAAGTCGAAGAAAATGGCGAACACACGCTGGAGGCTTTACATGCGCGAGTCAGCGACAGCATTGATAAGGCGATAAAAAACGGCGAGCTTTCCCCGCCGGATCAGATCCTGGTCAACCGCATGTGGGATAATTTATTCCAGCAGGCGCGGAGCCGGCAAACGCACTGACTTCCCATAATCCCGCACGCCCGGGCGCGCCTGGGCTTTCGTCCGGTCAAACCGGTCGCCCCTTGAGCAATTTTCTGATCCAGAATCGATTAGGGTTCAGCGCCGCCAGCGTGTCGCCATCCAGCGGCAGGGGTTCGCCGTAAATCTGCGAGGCCAGAATCTCCGCCGCCAGCGGGGCGGAGCAGAGTCCGCGCGACCCCAGCGCGCCGATGATAAACAGGTTGGGGTAGACCGGCGCGGGCGGCAGGTTTTGCGCGTCGCGCCGCTGCGGCGACAGATGCCGGTAGCAGTCCAGCGTCCGCTGATAGTCGGCGACCGCGCCCACCAGCGGCAAATGATCGCGCAGCGCGCAGCGCACGCCCTGCCGCGCCTGACGGCCGCTGATATCGATCTGCTGCGCCCATTCCGCCTGCGGCAGGCAGTTCAGCAGGCGCCGGCGATTTTCCTGCTGTTCATCGTCCCGGTAGTCGGTGGCGCTATCGCCGCGCTGATAGCTGGCGCCGATGCAGTGTTCCTGATGCCGCGGGCTGACCGGCGTCAGATAGCCGTCATAGCAAAGCACCTGTTTCAGCCGCCGCAGCGCCGGGGTGGTCGGAATATGGCTGACCTGGCCGCGCACCGCATAGCACGGTAAATGTTGGGTCTGATTCCAGTCCGACAGTTGATGTCCGTTCGCCAGAATCAGCGCGGCATGATCCGCCTGCCGCTGGTTATCCAGCGTTAGACGCCAGCCTGAGCCGGTTTGTTCAAGCGCGGAAACCTTGGTGCTCACATGTACGGCCAGCCCCTGTCGCCGCGCCAGCTCCAGCGCCGAGGCGGTCAGCTCCGCCGGGCACAGCCAGCCGCCGTCGGGGTAGGTAACGCCGCCGGCGCCCAGCATCAGACCGTTCACCTCTTCAAGCTGCCGCGCCGTAACGCCGAAAACCAGTTCCGGCGGCCACGCGCCTTGTAAAACCTGCGCAATCTTGCGGGCGCTTTTTTCGTCATAGGCCAGTTGGCTGACGCCGCACCACTGATGTTCAAAAACGACGCCCTGCGCCGCCAGTTCGTCATACTGGCGGCGGGCGAAGGCGAAGGCGGCGGCGAAGAAACGCGACGGGGCGTCGTGCCTGTCGTTCAGCAGAGGGTACAGCGCGCCCTGCCGGTTGCCGGACGCGCCCTGCGCCGGTTGTTGGTCGGCGCAGTACAGCGTCACCCGCGCGCCGCGTCGCTGCAGGGCCAGGGCGGTCAGCACGCCGGCGATGCCGCCGCCGATAATGGCGATATCGTCGGTGGCCGCGGCCGGCGGCCGGGCATACCAGGGGGCGGCGGACGGCGCGGCGATGCCGACGGGAAGATGGCCGCTCAGCATTTCGCGTTTGCGGCCGAATCCTTTGATTTTACTGACGCTGAAACCCGCCTGCCGTAGCCCCCGGCGCACGAAGCCGGCGGCGGTAAAGGTGGCGAAGGTGCCTTGATCGCGGCCAAGGCGCGCCATGGCGTGAAACAGGTTATCCGTCCACATATCCGGGTTTTTGGACGGCGCGAAGCCATCAAGAAACCAGGCGTCGACCTGATGATGCAGCGAGTCGTCCAGCGTAGGCAGCAGCGTGTTGACGTCGCCAAACCACAGGTCGAGCGTGACGCCGCCCTGGGCCAGAATCAGACGGTGGCAGCCGGACAGGGGCAACGGCCATTGCCGTCGCAATTCCGCGGCGTATGTCGCCAGTTCCGGCCATTGGGCGTGCGCCGCCGCCAGATCGTGCCGCCGCAGCGGAAATTTTTCAAAACTGATGAAATGCAAACGGCGCAGTGGCGCGTGGGGATGCTGGGTGCGGAAGACATCGAAAGCCTGCCACAGCGTCAGAAAATTCAGCCCGGTGCCGAAGCCGGTTTCCGCCACTACGCAATTTTCACGCGCGTGGGTGAGAAAACGTTCGGGAAACCGGTTGCCCTGTAAAAACACATGACGGGTTTCCGCCAGCCCATCCTGATTGGAAAAGTAGACGTCATCAAACTGTTGCGATACAGGTGTACCCTGTTCGTTCCAGCTCAACGACGCATGTTGAACGGGGCGGTTATTCACGGCAAATGACTCATTACTCAGGCGGTGCGGCGATTTTAACGGTCCGCCCGCCGCGGAGCAAATTTAGCAAAAGTTCGGCTGATCGGACTTGTTCAGCTTACAAGTGTACGCTAAAGTGCGTTGCGAAATCCCAAACTTTATAAGTGGAAGAGGTATTGAATGAAACGTGCAGTGATTACTGGTCTGGGGATCGTATCAAGCATAGGTAATAACCAGCAGGAAGTTCTGGCATCTCTGCGGGAAGGCCGCTCGGGTATTACTTTTTCTCAGGAGCTGAAAGATTCCGGCATGCGTAGTCACGTCTGGGGTAACGTTAAACTGGACACCACAGGCCTCATCGATCGCAAAGTTGTGCGCTTTATGAGTGATGCATCGATTTATGCTTATCTGTCTATGGAACAGGCGATTAAAGATTCCGGGCTAAGCGACGATCAGGTTTCCAACGATCGTACCGGTCTGATCGTCGGGTCCGGCGGCGGTTCTCCGCGTAATCAGGTTGCCGGCACCGACGGCATGCGGGCCAAAGGTCTGCGCGGCGTGGGTCCCTATATGGTCACCAAATCCATGGCTTCGGGCGTTTCCGCCTGCC comes from Brenneria nigrifluens DSM 30175 = ATCC 13028 and encodes:
- a CDS encoding sulfite exporter TauE/SafE family protein, coding for MDWFVVGPEMLAILFFVAVLAGFIDSIAGGGGLLCVPALLAVGLSPAQALATNKLQSVGGSFSASLYFIRRRAVSLGEQKLAIALTFVGSTFGAWLIQQIHADFLRQLLPLLIIGIGLYFLLSPKIGDEDRQRRLSAVPFAIVAGCGVGFYDGFFGPGAGSFYALAFVTLSGFNLAKATAHAKILNFTSNFGGLLFFMLGGKVVWGLGMVMLAGQFIGARLGAKMVLSKGQTLIRPMLVIVSAVMSCKLIYDSHGGEIARWLGQFF
- a CDS encoding elongation factor P hydroxylase, producing the protein MGCHHYQQLIDIFAACFSDEYNTRLVKGDDEPIYLPADEQAPYHRIIFAHGFYASALHEISHWCIAGEQRRLQVDFGYWYCPDGRDAQTQSRFESAEIKPQALDWLFCAAAGFPFNVSCDNLNGDGEPDRIAFQRRVHAQVMHYLHQGIPPRPARFINALQTFYHTPPLTAASFPYPADLC
- a CDS encoding YfcL family protein, with amino-acid sequence MIAEFEARILALIDDMVEHASDDELFAGGYLRGHLTVSVAEVEENGEHTLEALHARVSDSIDKAIKNGELSPPDQILVNRMWDNLFQQARSRQTH
- the mnmC gene encoding bifunctional tRNA (5-methylaminomethyl-2-thiouridine)(34)-methyltransferase MnmD/FAD-dependent 5-carboxymethylaminomethyl-2-thiouridine(34) oxidoreductase MnmC; protein product: MNNRPVQHASLSWNEQGTPVSQQFDDVYFSNQDGLAETRHVFLQGNRFPERFLTHARENCVVAETGFGTGLNFLTLWQAFDVFRTQHPHAPLRRLHFISFEKFPLRRHDLAAAHAQWPELATYAAELRRQWPLPLSGCHRLILAQGGVTLDLWFGDVNTLLPTLDDSLHHQVDAWFLDGFAPSKNPDMWTDNLFHAMARLGRDQGTFATFTAAGFVRRGLRQAGFSVSKIKGFGRKREMLSGHLPVGIAAPSAAPWYARPPAAATDDIAIIGGGIAGVLTALALQRRGARVTLYCADQQPAQGASGNRQGALYPLLNDRHDAPSRFFAAAFAFARRQYDELAAQGVVFEHQWCGVSQLAYDEKSARKIAQVLQGAWPPELVFGVTARQLEEVNGLMLGAGGVTYPDGGWLCPAELTASALELARRQGLAVHVSTKVSALEQTGSGWRLTLDNQRQADHAALILANGHQLSDWNQTQHLPCYAVRGQVSHIPTTPALRRLKQVLCYDGYLTPVSPRHQEHCIGASYQRGDSATDYRDDEQQENRRRLLNCLPQAEWAQQIDISGRQARQGVRCALRDHLPLVGAVADYQRTLDCYRHLSPQRRDAQNLPPAPVYPNLFIIGALGSRGLCSAPLAAEILASQIYGEPLPLDGDTLAALNPNRFWIRKLLKGRPV